The following are encoded together in the Longimicrobiaceae bacterium genome:
- a CDS encoding proline dehydrogenase family protein, protein MLKQSLLYLSSSPTAKRVVTGTPVSRKLAQRFVAGDTLEEAVDAARTLNAAGLSVSLDFLGESVGTREEAEAATEMAVRILETIASEGIDANLSMKPTQVGLDIDEEMCRRNIEIVLQRARELGDGDGEIFVRLDMESSDYTQRTIDLLAQLRDDGFRNVGTVLQSYLRRTPEDVEGQIAAGARVRLVKGAYQEPETVAFPEKAETDRKFVEEMERLLESGVYPAIATHDELIIDAARRFVWERGIAKDSFEFQMLYGVRRDLQTRLQEEGYKVRVYVPFGDSWYPYLMRRLAERPANVLFMAGSILKESRVKRFANPAGLGVGLVAGALAGLAWRGRSKR, encoded by the coding sequence ATGCTCAAGCAGAGCCTTCTCTACCTCAGCAGCAGCCCCACGGCCAAGCGCGTGGTCACCGGCACGCCCGTGTCGCGCAAGCTGGCACAGCGCTTCGTGGCCGGCGACACGCTGGAAGAGGCGGTGGACGCCGCCCGGACGCTCAACGCGGCCGGGCTCAGCGTGTCGCTGGACTTCCTGGGCGAGAGCGTGGGCACGCGCGAGGAGGCCGAGGCCGCGACCGAGATGGCGGTGCGCATCCTGGAGACCATCGCCTCCGAGGGCATCGACGCCAACCTGTCGATGAAGCCCACGCAGGTGGGGCTGGACATCGACGAGGAGATGTGCCGCCGCAACATCGAGATCGTGCTGCAGCGCGCCCGCGAGCTGGGCGACGGCGACGGCGAGATCTTCGTGCGGCTGGACATGGAGAGCAGCGACTACACGCAGCGCACCATCGACCTGCTGGCGCAGCTGCGCGACGACGGCTTCCGCAACGTGGGCACGGTGCTCCAGTCGTACCTGCGCCGCACGCCGGAAGACGTGGAGGGCCAGATCGCGGCCGGCGCGCGCGTGCGGCTGGTGAAGGGCGCCTACCAGGAGCCGGAGACGGTGGCGTTCCCCGAGAAGGCGGAGACGGACCGCAAGTTCGTGGAGGAGATGGAGCGCCTGCTGGAGAGCGGCGTGTACCCCGCCATCGCCACGCACGACGAGCTGATCATCGACGCCGCCCGCCGCTTCGTGTGGGAGCGCGGCATCGCCAAGGACAGCTTCGAGTTCCAGATGCTGTACGGCGTGCGCCGCGACCTCCAGACGCGCCTCCAGGAAGAGGGCTACAAGGTGCGCGTGTACGTTCCCTTCGGCGACAGCTGGTACCCGTACCTGATGCGACGCCTGGCCGAGCGCCCCGCGAACGTGCTCTTCATGGCCGGCAGCATCCTCAAGGAGTCGCGCGTGAAGCGCTTCGCCAACCCCGCCGGCCTTGGAGTCGGCCTGGTCGCCGGCGCGCTCGCGGGCCTCGCCTGGCGCGGACGCAGCAAGCGCTAG
- a CDS encoding PDZ domain-containing protein, whose translation MRVSDDRSPDRPAVRYRLSMPEPHSHLLRVDVEVDDAAGPVRLVMPSWTPGSYLIREFPRNVQEFAAADGAGTPLRWEKTDKNTWQVDAPADGRLRASYAVYANEITVRTSHLDASHAYVNGASVFMYAEGRERGPLEVRIDAPEGWRTTTALPQREGEPVFTAANYDELVDSPFEIGTHALYEWEMDGLPHRLAVWGRGNLDGERLVADTKKIIAAEKHLFGSLPYPGYTFILHLTPGGYGGLEHKNSTSLLADRWAFRGNEYEGFLGLVAHEFFHLWNGKRIRPAALGPFDYTRENYTRDLWVVEGFTTYYTDLMLRRAGLITVNRYLEKLGEIISRFQALPGRAVQTLADSSFDTWIKFYRPDAHTPNAQISYYQKGGLVALLLDLKIRASTAGERSLDDVLRLLWERFGARDAGFPEGEVERVASEVCGTDLLEFFDRALRTTEELEYGDLLAAAGLQLKTQEKKETKDQKPDADTDATGDAAEPGATAVSADAPLGMRLRGEGARTVVSNVLTGTAAHRAGVNNGDELLALDGLRVAQDSVAARVRERKPGDRVTLTLFRRDQLLTLDVEVEAAAPKLRVTPVAEPTAEQTALLQGWLRAVV comes from the coding sequence ATGCGCGTGAGCGACGATAGATCTCCCGACCGACCCGCCGTTCGTTACCGGCTGAGCATGCCGGAGCCGCACAGCCACCTCCTTCGCGTGGACGTGGAGGTGGACGACGCGGCCGGGCCCGTGCGCCTGGTGATGCCGTCGTGGACGCCCGGCTCGTACCTGATACGCGAGTTCCCGCGCAACGTGCAGGAGTTCGCGGCGGCCGACGGCGCGGGCACGCCCCTGCGCTGGGAGAAGACGGACAAGAACACGTGGCAGGTCGATGCGCCGGCGGATGGTCGTCTGCGCGCCTCGTACGCCGTGTACGCGAACGAGATCACGGTGCGCACCAGCCACCTGGACGCCTCGCACGCGTACGTGAACGGCGCGAGCGTCTTCATGTACGCCGAGGGGCGCGAGCGCGGCCCGCTGGAGGTGCGCATCGACGCGCCCGAGGGCTGGCGCACGACGACGGCGCTGCCGCAGCGGGAGGGCGAACCCGTCTTCACCGCGGCGAACTACGACGAGCTGGTGGACTCGCCGTTCGAGATCGGCACGCACGCGCTGTACGAGTGGGAGATGGACGGCCTGCCGCACCGCCTGGCCGTTTGGGGCCGTGGCAACCTGGACGGCGAGCGTCTGGTGGCCGACACGAAGAAGATCATCGCGGCCGAGAAGCACCTCTTCGGCTCGCTTCCCTACCCCGGCTACACCTTCATCCTGCACCTCACGCCGGGCGGCTACGGCGGGCTGGAGCACAAGAACTCCACCTCGCTGCTGGCGGACCGCTGGGCCTTCCGCGGCAACGAATACGAAGGCTTTCTAGGGCTCGTGGCGCACGAGTTCTTCCACCTGTGGAACGGCAAGCGCATCCGCCCCGCCGCGTTGGGCCCGTTCGACTACACGCGCGAGAACTACACGCGCGACCTGTGGGTGGTGGAGGGATTCACGACGTACTACACGGACCTGATGCTCCGCCGCGCCGGCCTGATCACGGTGAATCGCTATCTGGAGAAGCTGGGCGAGATCATCTCGCGCTTCCAGGCGCTCCCCGGCCGCGCGGTGCAGACGCTGGCGGACTCGTCGTTCGACACGTGGATCAAGTTCTACCGGCCCGACGCGCACACGCCCAACGCGCAGATCTCCTATTACCAGAAGGGCGGCCTGGTCGCCCTCCTCCTCGACCTGAAGATCCGTGCATCCACCGCAGGCGAGCGCTCGCTGGACGACGTGCTGCGGCTGCTGTGGGAGCGCTTCGGCGCGCGCGACGCCGGCTTCCCCGAAGGCGAGGTGGAGCGCGTCGCGTCGGAGGTCTGCGGAACGGACCTGTTGGAGTTCTTCGATCGCGCGCTCCGCACCACGGAAGAGCTGGAGTACGGCGATCTGCTCGCGGCCGCCGGGCTCCAGCTGAAGACGCAGGAGAAGAAGGAGACGAAGGACCAGAAGCCCGATGCGGATACGGATGCAACTGGTGACGCGGCGGAGCCCGGCGCTACCGCCGTCTCGGCCGACGCGCCGCTCGGCATGCGACTGCGCGGCGAGGGTGCGCGGACGGTCGTGAGCAACGTGCTCACCGGGACGGCTGCCCACCGCGCGGGCGTCAACAATGGCGACGAGCTGCTCGCGCTCGACGGGCTGCGGGTCGCGCAGGACTCGGTCGCCGCCCGCGTCCGCGAGCGCAAGCCGGGCGACCGCGTTACGCTCACCCTCTTCCGCCGCGACCAGCTGCTGACCCTGGACGTGGAGGTCGAAGCCGCCGCACCCAAGCTCCGCGTCACCCCGGTCGCCGAACCGACGGCCGAGCAGACGGCGCTTCTCCAAGGCTGGCTGCGCGCCGTCGTCTAG